TtggcatacaatggtgtcaatggaggcagatcaaaaacattgttgaatatcaagtgtccccaactaagcaagccaaaggcgacagtggcaaggaacccaaactccaacaggtgacaaaaatggagaaaaaacccttgggagaaaccaggctcagtcggggggccagttctcctccgTTATAAACAGGTATCTCCACATTCATCTTCACTGTAACAAAGTCCCATCTCAATGTCACTCTTCCCATTTTGGATGGCAAAAATGACATCATACGCATTGTAGATAAGACAGTCCTGTCTGATAGAATTCtgaaataggaaaaaaaaacactgattccaGGCTTATTAATCTCAATGAAAATCGATCTCAAACATACTTACACATTTCAAAGAATGAACCCATTCCACCGAATTCACACAATACTGTCTGGCTAGCATATTGTGCTCTATTTATCATGCTAATAGAACTTATAACCCCCACATTCCAGAACATTATCACCTGGCCCTCGTGCAGCATGTAGTTTTTTAGGCAAACAAGCAAAGCCcagaaaagaaaacattattttataaataataagatACAGATAGTTTCAAATACTGCTACACAAATAGCATACTTTCAAATTctcaaaaaaatcatttatttcttCAGTAAACTTGAACTTATTTAATAatcattacattttgatttttggtATCAAAGAAGacatttaaaatcaatattATGTTTCATTGCTGACAAATAAAATTATCAGAAAAGTAAATTGGTAGAAGTACAATTCATCCATGTAATGTGCAATGTGCACAGGCAAATTTTGCTATACtcttttgtaaaattacaaCACTGATGACATAAGCTCAAAATCTAACATGATCAAAGCATTCAACGGTATCTTGATACCTGCATGATCTAGACATATTACTAATCACAGACATCTAGACATATTACTAATCTAGACATAttactaatcacaaaaatattttaggcATTTTACTTGTGTAATATGAATATGTATTTATTCagtccagtaaaaaaaaaaaaaaagtgatgtgGTTCAAGGCAGGTTGTTCATGGCCAGGTAAACAGACCCATTTACAAGCATCACAGAGTTGAACAATAGGACTTATTAGTTGTGTAAATGGTGGTCTTAAAGAGAAAAGCATGTACAGGGATATTTTAGTTGAGTTTAAACTAATGTTGTAATATTACAACAGTGGGCCTTACAGTGTTAAATTGTTTCAATTCTTAACTTAATTACTTTTGACACTTTTATGCTGCCTGTTTGCTTACAAAAATGTGGATCCAATATTTACACAGCAACAAAATAATAGCATATAATAATGTATCATACCCCCAATGTCCATTGGAATGCATCTAAAatcaaattatttgaaatacactcaatgaataaatattatgcATGTAACTAAGCATAATAATCTTTAATCTCTAAGGTGCTTTAAGGTCATATATCTGTCAGACTGAGCTTCAGGAAGTGAGATGCAACACTGAGGAGACAAACTAATTGATGAGGTGCTGTCAGGTTATAACAGTACGTCATCAATTAGTTTGTCTTCTCAACAGGGCAGGTCTTTAGGATAAAGTACACCCTCCTATATCACAGAAACACACTTTGCTAAGAACAACAtccttttttaattaaataaataatgtaagtGGAACaggatatttgttttttgttctttttctttctaCCTGTTTGAGAGGATCAGATACTGGCTTTAGTAGTCACATCCTGTGCAGTGAGACTTTTAACCGCATTAACACCCTGGTCCCTCTCACTAGCCACTTGCTCGCACACAACTTACTGTGAAGTGAAACTACATTTACTAGGAAGGACATTCGGAAAATACAATCATTTCCATTGACTGTATGTTCAGATTTCgttttcagtgtattttaattTGGTACCTTATGGCTAGACATTGACaagataaaatgtaaacaaattaaatactgaactgtgtgtgtgtgtgtgtgtgtgtgtgtgtgtgtgtgtgtgtgtgtgtgtgtgtgtgagagagagggagagatatGGGTGAGAGAGCAAGGGAGAAAAAAGACTAATGTTACCTCAGATAGCAAGTACAAGCACGTGTAGCTCCTCCCCAGTATCCTTTGTTTCTATTTTGATGGATGGTGATAAGTCATCAGCACGCACTCTGTGATTTTTCACACGCAATTTCCATATAATTCACTCTGATATTCAAGGTGTTTTACCTCACAGCCAGAAAGGCTTCTTGTGCGTTTTTAAAGAAAGTGAGGGCTGCACCAACCTTGAGTAATTCTAAACCTGCGCTCATTATGAGGAGGATTCTATACACAATGGTCCCCATGAATGGACTATTTGGTGAGTacattttacaaactttcacgGGTTTTAAATTTGAATGAACTTAGCTAAacagtgtttatatatatatatatatatatatatatatatatatatatatatatatatatatattgttcttAGTTTAAATCATCCGCATCAAAATAATCAGTGTGCTCTGGGTAACTCTCAGTAACTCTTTGGCGGACACAAATTAGGACATTTTCAATAGTTAAACTTAGACAGACTTTTGGCTTACTTTTTACTACAAAATTCAACAAGATCATATATTGTAATTCAATAGCATTGTAGAGAGAGAATAAAAAGACTCAATGCACTTACATTGTATTAACTAGTGTACATGTGTATATATTCTACATTGAATATGTTAagtataaattgtatttaatatcTTGTTCATAATCATTAACTGATTGTTAtggcatatatttttttccttttaagtGTTtcagtaaatataaatataaatgcaatatcgGTTTCATGgggttgtttgtgtttttatgtgtacTTGCAGTAATTATTGTAAGTAATCAAGAGGAAAGGGAATTTTCAATTCTGTTGATTGATTTTGGGAACATGCTATTATAAAATTTTCTCTTCTCACTTTCATCAGCAGGCTTTGTTGAGGGGAATCAAGGTAATTATTCCTCCAAAAATCTCTGAAATTCAGCTGAATCTCTTCTATTTGCATATTAGAACATTAGTGTGCCAATGCGTTTTCTGATTCTCAGACTGCAGTTCTTGTTACCAGCTGGACACTGGAGTGATTATTGGGATCATCACTTGTGACATCATCCTCACGCTCCTCATCGCTCTCTCGGTCTACTGTTTTGTTTCCCGCCAGAAAAGGAGAGAGAGTTTACATTTGCAGCCCAGATGCTGTGGGTCAGGTATGCCTGTTTGTTAGAGAAATCAAAAGAGAATCACGACAATgagtttcagtcaaaatgaCGCATTTTTCTGATGTCTGAAGGCAAAGCAAAAACTCACCAGCCCTCAATGAGGTCAAAGACAATTGAAGTGGAATCACCTTATCAGGTAAACTGAGCAATATCAGCTTATGTGTATTTAATGTACTATATTAATACAAACTATATTGTAGTACATATCAATGTACtacaaaactaaaaataaatcagTATTTATAATACATACAAAGTATTTGTGAGTTTTAATACCATTTTTGGTTAAATTTCACAAATTATCTAAATctaatctcttttttttttttcataatggtTTCTTGAATTGTTTATGCATGTACtaattttcaaaattgtttGACAGGAACTTTATGGAGTCCAATCAGATATATACAGTGATCTTCAGCAGTATCGTAAATGAGGTGACCATGTGTCATTTAACGTTAACAATAGGTTGTGTACACACCCAAGAATATTTGGAGATTGCATTCATTAAGTTTTCAAACTGTATCATACAATTGTGGATTTATCCTAAATAAGCTATAGTAACTGATTAATGCAAATCATTTTCCTTGAATCCTCTTGATTGGTTGTGGCGTACatacaaaacatgaatataaataaataaataaatatattttttcatggTTCATGGAAATGAAATTATCTTAAAGAGTTTGTATTCCACGTTTTTTAATATAGCTGTCAcagttgttttcatttttatgtcatgtttttatttattcataatatatCTTTGTTAAGAAACTATATCCGAATATAATTCCCTTGCTCTTCAtgtagaaataaatgttttattttgattgtgtgGCCTTTGATCATTTTTGTCTGATTGTATAGAAAGATGGGTGAAGCCACAtcatgcaagtttttttttcaagtgGCTAAGGAAATGGACGCTGTAGCTGACCTGTTTAGCAATCGCATGACCGCAATGAGTCAGTCAGACAaaagggaattttttttttttttgatgatgatgatgatgatttttttcttttttgagtcCTCAATTTTAAATCCTGAACTTTAAGTACTTATGAGCATTTTCACTATTGTAGATTTGTTGCTTTATGTCTATATAAGTCAAGTGTGATTATATTAAGACAAAACAAATCAAGGAAATAAAACTGAAGGGTGCTTGACTTGGCATAGAGAGCAATTTAATTTCTTCTAATAAGTGTGACCACTTCAAACGTCCACAAGAGTGCACTATTATCTCAGTGTGCTATATGTCAAGCCCACTGTATGTACTCTTGTTTTTATGTACTCTGTCTTCAGACTtaaagttagttcacccaaaaatgaaaattttgtcatttattacttaccctcatgccgttccacacccgtaagaccttcgttaatcttcggaacacaaattaagatattttagttgaaatccgatggctccgtgaggccttcatagggagcaatgacatttcctctctcaagatccataaaggtactaaaaacatatttaaatcagttcatgtgagtacagtggttcaatattaatattataaagcgacaagaatatttttggagcaccaaaaaaacaaaataacaacttataaagtgatgtccgatttcaaaacaatgcttcaggaagcatcggagcattatgaatcagtgtatcgaatctgctgttcggagcgtcaaagtcacgtgatttcagccattggcagtttgacacgcgatctgaatcatgattcgatacactgattcatttatgctcagaggtgtaaaatacttgagtaattttacttgattattgtacttaagtattatttttgggtatttttactttacttgagtacatttaaaaatcaatacttttacttttacttgattacattttttgaggaaaaaagagtactttttactccttacaattttatttacagtcaaaaagtacttattttttggagatcacCTCATTTTCCTTTGCTATTTTCCTTTGCTATTACCAAACCAATTGAATTGTGCTGATGAccagtttaatttaaaggttatttattcaatgagattcattttcacattccatgaaattggtcagacatgttcattggtcctttggaagtgacgtcatgtcacatcaattaccacaatgcacagcaccttgacctcaaagaatatacactaacaagaagcgacactcaacagaatgttccattgcaacacctgcGCCCAGCAGCGGCCTTGCATTtctgccattttggggtgaaggcgacttggcagtccactagtttctatggcattatcagctgctttgttaaaaaaaaaaaaaaaaaacttttttcacaaaaactttttgctctcagtcagtttgggttaaaactctttaaaagatctagtattagtattagacttataaacactgaattaatactgacatatgaaattaaattatgtcatgcatcagaaaaattgggaatgttagacaataaatatatgaacataacagcttgattttgcagtgttgtctaatgtccattgaagcaaaagtgtccaaaagtgggaattatgcaaTAACAGACACAGCAacgcatcatgtattataagatcattatgtttgtagagtgatccattaaaacgtacaatatagcttatttcaattcagacctagatattattattattactccactaggtctgaaatatattgttcactgaaaacatgatgatcttaaatgtattaattattaatttactattaataaatgtgtaaagtttcataaaatggaaatactcaataaagtaggctaactacgttacctcagatggttgaatggttgtattccacaactggtaaaataaaacatatataagacaatacaacctTTACTGTGGGAgaaatacaatttactggtgacttaatttaaaaaactgttctactgtgcttctgatttggcggtgaaattcgccgattttgggtgcgtaagatgtgaggGATTCAATgctccagttagtattttcaccccataatggcggccgcactaccggagcgccatctagtgactgttgcctaaaaagtatcagagtgtcgcctcttgggttctttACTctttggccctgtcccaaatggcacactccggACTTGCGGACTTCCTCAGAGTCCACACTTTGGTGACGTCATGTAGTGCAGATCTATAGGGCCCTTGGCGCGAGTCCACGAGGGCGCATTGAGAGGTATTTTTGGGACAGACTCGATCATCAGGCCGGAAATAACGGTCTGGTTGTTTTTTGACAGGAGCTGCAGGTTCGGGGAATATACTgcctattgttgttgttgttgtttttaccaTTGTGTTTGTGAGATGGCTTGCCATGCAGAGAAATCATATtttgagccgattcagggctgctggccctttaattgctcgtgctccccacccacggagctcgcgcttgccttaaacaacataaaaaaagttcaaatagctaatataaccctcaaaatggatctttacaaagtgttcgtcatgcagcatgtctaatcgcgtaagtacagtgtttatttgaatgtttacatttgattctgaatgagtttgaggctgttctccgtggctaatggctaacattacacactgttggagatatttataaagaatgaagttgtgtttatgcattatacagactgcaagtgtttaaaaatgaaaatagcaacggctcttgtctccgtgaatacagtaaggaatgatggtaactttaaccacatttaacagtacattagcaacatgctaacgaaacatttagaaagacaatttacaaatattacaaaaaatatcatgttatcatgaatcatgtcagttattattgctccatctgccatttttcgctgttgttattgcttgcttacctagtctgatgattcggctgtgctgctccagacgttaatgcctacccttgtctaatgcctttcataatgttgggaacataagcaggcatatgcaaatattgggggcgtacaccccgactgttacgtaacagtcggtattatgttgagattcgcctattcttctgaggtcttttaaacaaatgagatttatataagaaggaggaaacaatggagtttgagactcactgtatgtcatttccatgtactgaactcttgttatttaactatgccaagataaattcaatttttgaatcaagggcacctttaaaatgctgaatgggaCGGCCTACAGACTCGTAGACTCGGCGAGCACGCGCAatttaagtccacaagaccgaaagtcCACATaaagtgcgtcatttgggacagggcctttgTTGACCTGGAAATTATAACAAtcagtggaagaaaatggaggaagtcaAAAATCAGCCACAGAATCAAGAGCACCTGTGGCCAACAGTTCACctgatgaagattttttttcgCTTCTTTTAAACAGACAACACATGAAGCCAGCAAAGAGTTGGATGGATATCTGGCCTGTGTTTCAGGCACTGCAGGATTGATTTTTAGCCCCAAAAGAGCTAGGCTtgacactcacaattttgaaaatcagcttctgcttaagttaaatccgagattttgcaactttgagtagcatgttgcatactggcattaggtagtagtcttatagtttgacaattaaatacaattaaacacaaacagttctaaaggagcataaaactttgtatgtggttctttcacttcatgtttttagagattaaaagcttaaacaagaatctctagttttcattcttgctgttacttttacttttttaatactcaagtacaattttaatgtagtacttttttacttttactcaagtatgattctggccagatacttttacttttaattgagtaaaaatttcactcagtacttgtactttcacttgagtaacatttttgagtactttttatgctccgatgcttcatgaagcagtgttttgaaatcggccatcactaaataagtcgggggttttttgtttttttttggcgcaccaaaaatattctcgttgctttataatattagtattgaaccactgtactcgcatgaactgatttaaatatgtttttagtacctttatggatcttgctCTATGGATcttatgcaggcctcacagagccatcagatttcaactaaaatatcttaatttgtgttccgaagattaacgaaggacttacgggtgtggaacggcatgagggtgaataataaatgacagaattttcatttttgggtgaactaaccctttaaaattcaTGTCCTAATTTGAAGTACCTCTCTGTGTGTGCACTTTACCCTAATTTGTGCTTGATCTACAACAGATTCAATATTTCGTTTGTCTTTGTAGGCATGTGACATTTTTGTGAATATTCTGAGAAACCTTGAAGTACCAATaagataaaatgtatttctccaATGGTTCTAAGACACATCTGACTAACAGCCAAGGCTGTTAGGCTGTTAGTAACTAACAGCCAaggctgttaaaaaaaaaactgccaaaTTTGAATCATGATTTTGACATAAAATGCCAGATTACACTGACTGAACCCAAACTGTGAAGCCAGCCTTGTGTTGGTTTTCAAGTAGGAATAGATGAGAAATTGTTGATTGCAATATTGTTTTACAGCTTTAGATATTGCAATTTGCAAACTGTTTCACCGCCATGTTGGCCTGAAACTAGCCtatagctgcgtctcatttcggaggctgcgtcctccggaggtcgcatttgaaggctgcgtACGTCATCGAGGTGgtctcatttaaaggtgcaatatgaaagaattttgcagtaaaatatccaaaaaccactaggccagtgttatatattttgttcacttgagtacttacaatatcccaaatgtttccaactacttggaaatcatgagaaaattgcaattttaaccaaggctccgggacatgTGAGGAGTCACCTGTCACTTGTATCATACCCGCATtaaccctcggtttccggttttattttgtagaaaccatggaaacaccaaagacgctttattatacatgttttaatagacaagagaacaactgttttgatatatttatagacagaaaacgaattattgttatatagctcaacacatttagtcttattgtttaaatctaattttcttgatttttttttgcgagtatcatgctttaccatgcctctgagaaaaacactattgtgTCAAGTagcagatgcagctttatttttagtaacagtaatacagcattttctccatcatacaatatgttttaaaattaattgcatgccatttatcaacacaagccacccaacatttattaatatgatattctaaaatcgatctagcttactacagtgtgcaacaagtgtcttaCGGTAGCCACCGAGCGAACACACAgggtaacgttataacatcattttcaacacactcaaatgtatctaatatgataaacagagctgtgttacctcatactcatgactcaAGCGGCACCAGCGACtctggcataataaaagtcccgctgctcgcaGCGTGTGTTGTAAagtcgctccagcggcctcgttcagctcccacaacactcggtcctgctctgcttcatactacagtaacattaataatcgcatccatgaacatgatttctgcccgagtcctatCCGATTATTTTTGAccagctgtgaggtgaagacctcATGTCCCAAGAtcccgcgctcaaacttggcgtcatcaagctacacctttgttttgaataggcctctagcgacctctagcggacagaaaatattacatattgcatctttaagaaaagtaactgttagattgcaaagttagaaagaaattacagtattttacacctcacaaggaATAATTTTATTACGGtaacttttcttaaataagacatccttggTGACGTACacagccttcaaatgtgacctAAAGAGAAAGGAAGTATGGAGTTTTAATAATCGttctaattaatatttatttacactACTATAACAGCGACACAGAGGAATTATATCTTTGGAATCtctttcagaacgatttttttccagctgataaaCGATAACatcattgacagccaatcagaatccattatGCTAAGAACTCGAGCATTTATAGCGGCAGACGACATAACCAGCGCGCGCTTATTAAATAAACAGAACGTTATCGTTGGTTGGCGTCGACGCTATCGTTATAGTTCTCTTATCGTTCTTGGGGTGAACGGGCCTTTAAACTATTCCCCCTATAGCGCCCCTTAATGTAACGTCATATTTCGGAACACTATTTTATTGCAACCATAGATTGTAACGCATGAATCGATCTTGCATAGCTACGAGGAGCATCTTTGGTCAGGTAGGCCTACTTGAGTATGATTCGGGCCCTAATGGTAAGTGTTTACTATAGTTATCTCCTACATTTCAACTGTATGTGTTAAGTCATTCAGCAGATGGTTATTCTCAGTTCTGTTCGATGTAATAAGTAAAGGCAAATACAAActaaactttttgaatttgggATTATATTCATAATTACAATTTGAAATCAGTGGCGCATTTGAGTGCATATTTCATGATTCTGACTAAAAACTATTTGTTTGCAGGACATATGGACAAACAAAGAGAGCGTTCAGATGAAACTAGGTTAAGCTAATCTTTTAATAATCTTACATCAGTTTTTTAATAGGATTTCAAACACTTTCTTTTGCTTCCTGTGCACTATTTACCCAAAGCCTGGCATGCTTGAACTATTCAGAAAGAAACAGCAGGAACTTATTCAGAGAAAGAAACCAATTatttttttggtctggtttgtttgtttaagtTTTTTCCTCAGTGTGAGAGGAAATCTACCACAAATGTTTGAGTGTTTACATACTGTTTTTAACTTTTGATTCACATTTGAGTGTGCTTTATCCCTGCTTTTCTAACTTCAGAattcttttctatttgaaatatATGGAATGACAAGCGCTTCGTCTTCATCTACCCATAGTTCACACTGTTGGTATGTGCCGGGCTGGACAAATAGAGGAGGAGTGTGGCATCTATCCTGACCTTGGCAGCCAGTTATCAGCTTCAGGCTTATGTAGCTTGATAATTTATCATACTATCAAAATACATTCCTTAACTGAACCCACAAGCACAACAAATGGAGTTTTTACAGGTAacctttaatattgtttttttgtcaatcTGCATTcccttttttgtttgttgattCATCTATGGTATTCTAAACTCTATTATGACTCAGAACCAAAGGATGTGGTTTAGGATAGAAGTGTATGTGGTCTTAGAGTAAAGTGGTGAATGCTCTGAATGCTTGTTCTGGTAAATGTATATGAGGTATATATTCATGTTGGAATTTTAATCCATGGCTTGAAATGGTCCAAGAATGGAAGAGTTATCTATATTATATGAAGCAAAATGTATAGTGTATATTTGTGAAGACCTCTCATAAACGATTTTGTACATCATTAGATTTCACGTTAGTGATTTTTACTATACCCTgcccctaaaccaaaccctcacAGAACCTTTTGACATTATTAGATAAAACAAACCATAGTTTGGATGATCTTCACCCTTTAAGATAGTGAGGCCACCTTAAATGATCTTACAAGCCAGTTTTCAGCATATTCAACTGTATGAGTGAAGGCattaaggcctggtttcacagacaggtcTTAGATTAAGCctggattaggccttagttcaattaggacatttaagtagctttttaaatgtgctttagaagaaaaaaaaactggtttGCATCTTGACAGAAAACTATGGCACCGACATaatttaagatatgtcagtgcaagttgctttcagttaaaacagctcaaacatgcattttagtcttgGA
The sequence above is drawn from the Megalobrama amblycephala isolate DHTTF-2021 linkage group LG13, ASM1881202v1, whole genome shotgun sequence genome and encodes:
- the LOC125244155 gene encoding TYRO protein tyrosine kinase-binding protein isoform X1 encodes the protein MRRILYTMVPMNGLFAGFVEGNQDCSSCYQLDTGVIIGIITCDIILTLLIALSVYCFVSRQKRRESLHLQPRCCGSGKAKTHQPSMRSKTIEVESPYQELYGVQSDIYSDLQQYRK
- the LOC125244155 gene encoding TYRO protein tyrosine kinase-binding protein isoform X2, producing MRRILYTMVPMNGLFGFVEGNQDCSSCYQLDTGVIIGIITCDIILTLLIALSVYCFVSRQKRRESLHLQPRCCGSGKAKTHQPSMRSKTIEVESPYQELYGVQSDIYSDLQQYRK